In Tepidibacillus fermentans, the following are encoded in one genomic region:
- a CDS encoding type I-A CRISPR-associated protein Cas5 has product MWLIATYEHTSLFSLKNTNSTSSGGRTNIVPTMYSIKLALINALYRMGKDGENEFPWVKDLVIRISPPKHAVVNNSFIKILREPKKDKNNPNQKEFISSIAYREFVHFDGLLKIAFNLNMLHSDQIELLKQASIRVRYFGKRGSFVQFKGFEMINEEELSSDFTWILGDERTSFNSHVQFQQLDDIGSNALFQNINTYDETKSKIGKDRLLLPVAVPYLLKSSSRSYTHFVKAE; this is encoded by the coding sequence ATGTGGCTCATTGCGACATATGAACATACGTCTTTATTTAGCTTGAAGAATACGAATTCAACCAGTTCTGGCGGGAGAACGAATATTGTTCCTACCATGTACTCCATCAAACTTGCTTTAATCAATGCGTTATATCGAATGGGGAAAGATGGAGAAAACGAATTCCCTTGGGTTAAGGATTTAGTCATTCGGATATCCCCACCCAAACATGCTGTAGTTAATAATAGCTTTATTAAGATTCTAAGAGAACCCAAAAAGGATAAAAATAATCCTAATCAGAAAGAGTTTATTTCGTCAATTGCTTATCGTGAGTTTGTTCACTTTGATGGATTATTAAAAATTGCCTTTAATCTTAATATGCTACACTCTGATCAGATAGAGTTATTAAAACAGGCTTCTATTCGAGTGCGTTATTTTGGCAAGAGGGGTAGTTTTGTTCAATTCAAAGGTTTCGAAATGATAAATGAAGAAGAATTGTCATCTGATTTTACCTGGATACTCGGAGATGAACGCACAAGTTTTAATAGCCATGTTCAATTTCAGCAGCTAGATGATATTGGTTCTAATGCATTATTTCAAAACATTAATACGTATGATGAAACTAAGAGTAAAATCGGGAAAGATCGCTTATTGTTGCCAGTTGCTGTTCCCTATCTTTTAAAATCTTCAAGTCGAAGCTATACACATTTTGTAAAAGCTGAGTAG
- a CDS encoding DevR family CRISPR-associated autoregulator: MKSLSINGRITLDMHSLNNEGSEGNHLQTRMVHIINEHGELEVVNAVSGDMLKHMQTEHLNHILIERKHKALCKGCASLDANRINADDEFFKSIGKEKDVAKVTTALLQYCAMDDTQGVLITKDNRSTPRKSVVEFGWLVGIPEKNHSESHFHVKFDQKREAGSGADDGSNTGQNIFYRPANSGQYAVVLNVELDRIGFNDVTREYVIDEEERRIRTRAVLESILYTFIKPSGAMRNTQNPHILGFEGIISVSNNSIPAPTISPIRSDYKEEIEKVAKELNRIQEGIETFSFQTQSEFTRLMADLIEQL, translated from the coding sequence ATGAAATCATTATCGATCAATGGAAGAATTACGTTAGATATGCATTCGCTCAACAATGAGGGATCAGAAGGTAACCATCTGCAAACACGAATGGTACATATTATAAATGAACATGGGGAATTGGAAGTGGTTAATGCTGTATCTGGTGATATGTTGAAACATATGCAAACCGAACACCTCAATCATATATTAATAGAAAGAAAGCATAAGGCACTATGTAAAGGTTGTGCTAGTTTAGATGCGAATCGCATCAATGCTGATGATGAGTTTTTCAAGTCGATTGGAAAAGAAAAGGACGTTGCCAAAGTGACAACGGCATTGCTCCAATACTGTGCCATGGATGATACGCAGGGAGTTTTAATTACCAAAGACAATCGTTCTACACCACGAAAATCAGTTGTGGAGTTTGGTTGGTTAGTAGGGATCCCTGAAAAAAATCACAGTGAGTCTCATTTTCATGTGAAATTTGATCAAAAAAGAGAAGCAGGATCAGGTGCAGATGATGGTTCCAATACAGGGCAAAACATTTTCTATAGGCCTGCCAATTCTGGACAATATGCGGTCGTATTAAATGTTGAATTAGATCGCATTGGTTTTAATGATGTGACTCGTGAATATGTAATCGATGAAGAGGAACGAAGAATACGTACCCGTGCTGTATTAGAAAGTATTCTATACACATTTATCAAACCATCTGGAGCCATGAGAAATACGCAAAATCCACATATTCTTGGATTTGAGGGGATAATTTCTGTATCGAACAACAGTATTCCTGCGCCAACCATTAGTCCTATTCGTTCAGATTATAAAGAGGAGATTGAAAAAGTTGCAAAAGAACTAAATCGTATTCAAGAAGGAATTGAGACATTTTCCTTCCAAACACAGTCTGAATTTACTAGATTGATGGCTGATCTTATTGAACAACTGTAG